TGCGGTTGGCGTAGTGGACAACTGGAGATCTCGACGTGCGTAATCGGATCGCTGTCGCCGCATTCGGCGCCGCACTCCTCTTCGTGGTCGTTGCGGTAGGGCTGTACTACAACGACGGCGGGTCGCGGGATCATACGTATCTCCAGGTCGGCGACTGCTGGGACTACAGCGCTCGTTTCGACGAAGCGGTACACCTGAAGTCGTGTTCCGAGCCGCACTACGGCGAAGTGATCCTCAGGGCAGAGTTCGGCGCTCTCCCTCGGCACCCGTCCGGGGGCCTGGACGCCTGGGGCTTCTGCAAACAGCGCCTGAGCGAAATCCTTTCCAAGAACAGCCATCTCGACTACTGGATGGTCCCGAACGACGGCATCCTCTGCACGGTCACCGCCGCCGACCATGCCGGTACCCGGATCGGCGGCCTCACCGGTACAGTCGACCGCTGAGCCGGCCCGCCTCCCAGGCCGGCCCAGCTCGTGCGCCGTCCTGACAGACGCGAGAAACCCATGGACAGTGTGGATCTCGTCGCGCGGAGGTGGACGATCGCCCGGGGTGCACGGCTGTTCGCCGAGGTCGTCCCCGGCGGAATGGAGCCGACGTCAAACGTCCCAGGCGACGGGGAGGCTCTTGACTCCGTAGATATCGGCGGTCTCCGGACGCAAAGCGACTTCTTCGGCGGGTACGGCCAGACGCAGGGTCGGGAATCTGTTCATCAGGGCGGGGAACGCGACGCGCATTTCGACCCGGGCGAGTTGCGCCCCCAGGCACAGGTGGGAGCCGTGGCCGAAAGCCAGGTGCGCCGTGGCCGGTCGGTGCAGATCGAGCGAGTGCGGGTCGGCGAAGTGCTCGGGGTCGCGATTGGCAGTGTGGTACGAGGCGATGATCACCTGCCCCGCTTCGATTGTCTGACCGCCCACCTCGACATCCTCCAGCGCAGTGCGCATAAAGGTCTTGGCGACGCTGAGATACCGCAACAGCTCTTCCACGGCCTGGTCGGTGAGCGAGGGATCGGCGCGCAGTGCGGCGAGCTGCCCGGGATGGCGCAGCAGCGCGAAAGTGCCCAGCGCCAGCATGTTCGCGGTGGTGTCGAATCCGGCCGCCAGCAGGATGAGGGCCATCCCCCGCAGTTCCTCGTCGGTCAGATCGCTGTCGGTGAGGTCGCTGAGAATGTCGTCGGTGGGTTTCGCGCGCTTGGCGGCCACCAGGCCGGTGAGGTAGTCGTAGGTCGCGGTGACCGCCGTTATCTGGTCCTCATCGCTTGTCTCGCCGTTCATGAACGACTCGACGTTGTCCTGGAACGAGTCCCGGTCCGCATAGGGCACGCCGAGCAGTTCACAAATCATCATGGCGGGAATGGGTTTGGCGAACGCGGCGACCAGATCCGTTGGCGGCCCGGCCTTTTCCATGGCATCGAGGTGGTCGGCGGTGATCTGCTCGATGCGTTCGGTGAGCAGCCGCATGCGCCGAGCGGTGAACTTGGCCACCAGCGGTTTCCGATAGCGCCCGTGCTGCGGCTCGTCCATGAGCAGGAACTCACCGGGGGCCGCGGTCGGGAACTCGAAACCCGAATAGTCGATGGTCGGGTGCCGCATGAGCTCCTTGCGCGAACTGAACCGGGGATCCGCCAAAATCGTCCTGACCAGGTCGTATCCGGTGACCAGCCAGCCCGGTTCGCCGCCGGGGAAGGTATAGCGGCTGATCGGGCCGTGTCGATGAGCCTCGAGCAGCTCGGTCGGCGGGTCGAACGGGCAGCCGGGACGCCGCTGCGAGGGCATCGTGGTTACGGAATAGAGCGATTCAGTCATGGCCATTCCTCTTGCGCTAGTACATCTTCGAGAACTCCGAGACGAGCAACACCACCAATATATGTAGACGTATACGTATGCGCAAGCCGGTGGCAGCGATGGCCCCGAACCAAGACCCCCAACAACCCGGCAGAAAATCTTGGGACGCGACCGATTAATTCTTTTCGGGGTCCCCGTCTTCTCAGGTGAACGCGCTACCCGACAGCGCGACCAACCCAGAAGGAAAGACCATGACCGCCATCTCCGCCACCGCCGCCACCACCACCGTCCGCCCCGGCAAGGTCCGCAACCGCGTCCTGTGGGGACTGCAGATCGTGCTGGGCCTGTTCTTCATCGTGGCCTCGGGCCTGCCGAAGCTGCTGAACATGGTTCCCGAGGAGAACACGGTGGCCATGCGGGAAGCCGGTCTCGGCTCGCCGTGGCTCATGTACTTCATCGGCGTCTGCGAAGTCGCCGGCGGTATCGGCCTGCTCGTGCGCTACCTGAGCGGGCTTGCCGCGGCCGGTCTGTCCATCCTCACCCTGCTGGCCGCCGCCACCAACGTCTTCCTGACGGATATGCCGACGTACGCGCCCTTCCCGCTGGTGCTGTCGGCGATCTTCGCCTGGATCGCCTACGAGCGCCGCGACACCATCACCGGGCTGCGCTCGCTGCTCACCCGATGATCTCGCACTGAGACCGAGAACGATCGGCAGGCTCGAGCCTGCCGATCGTTTCCGGCGTTGCCGGCAAGGGTGTTCCAGGGTTGGTCCCCTTGCCGGTGCGGCCCCTACTTCAGATGCCGCGCGAAAAACCTGCTGCCCGAGTCACCTTCGAAGTGCGGGACTCCGGTGTGTCCGCCCATATTGGCGTGCAGCGTCTTCTCCTTGGTGCCGAAGGCGTCGAACAGATCCAGCGCCAGCTGCCGATCGTTGCCTTCGTCGTCCCATTGCAGCAGTACCAGCAGCGGGATGGTGACCTGCCCGGCTTCCTCGAACATGCTGCGCGGCACGAAACTTCCGGCGAACAGCAGGGCCGCCGCGATCCGCGGGTCGACCCGCGCCAACCGGATGCCGATGCCGATCGGCCCGCCCGAGTACCCGACCGGTCCGTCGATCTCGGGCAGCGCGAGAGCGGCATCCATGGTGGCTTGCCATTCCGGGACGGCTTGTTCCACCAGCGGGAGGATCAGCCGGGCGACGATCTCGTCGTCGACCGGACCGCCCGCTTCGATGGCTCGCCGCAGGTCGGCGCGGGCCTGCTCGGCGGCGGCCGAGCGAGGCCGGTCGCCGCCGCCGGGGAGTTCGATGGTGACCGAGGCGTAGCCGTCGGCCGCGGCGTGCCGGGCCCGGCCCACCAGCCGGGGGTACATGCCGGGCAGCCCGCCCGGGTGCCCGACCAGGATCAGTGGCACAGGCGCGGAGGCGGATGCGGTTGCGGGCGTCCACAGGATGCCGGGGATCTCGCCGAGGGTGAAGGCGCGTTCGAGGACGCCGTCGTCGAAGCGCTGTTCGGAAGTGAAGTGCATGGTCGTGCCTTTCGGGAGTGCGTTCAGCGGCGCTCCCGGACGACCTATCGCCCGACCGTGACCCCAGCGGGGAGCACCCATGTAGATACTGCGTTCACGGGTACCACCTCCTCGGACTTGCACGGTCACCGGAAACGTAGCAGCGGTCGCGGTGGACGGCCAACCGATTTTTCCGGCGGCGGGAGAACTTACCCCGTAGGCGCGCCGCAAGTTCTGCGTCAGCGCGGTGCAAGAGCGCTCGAAAACCATCGAGGCATGGACGAATTCGATGTCGTGATCGTGGGAGCGGGCCCGGTCGGCCTCCTGCTCGCCTGCGAGCTGGGTCTGGCGCACTGTTCGGTACTGGTGCTCGAGCGGGAACCGGACCCGGGCTCGCCGTGGCGGGCCGAACCACTCGACCGCCGGGGCCTTTCCGCCGCTTCGGCCGAGGCCTTCTATCGCCGCGGGCTGCTGCCCGCGCTGCGGAAAGCCACCGGCGCGCCCGACGACCTCCGCACGGGCTTCGACGAAGATCTGACACCGCGCCATATCGGCCATTTCGCGGGCCTGGTCCTCGAGGCGGCCCGGGTCGAGTTCGCGGACCTGCCTTACTACCTGCCCAGCCCGGCGCTGCACTCGATGATGGTGACCCTCGCCGCGCTCGAGTCGGTGCTGACCGAGCGGGCCGTCGCGCTCGGTGTGCAGATCCAGCGTGGCACAGCGGTTTCCGCCATCGCACAGAACGACGAGCAAGTGCTCGTGCACGCCGGGGCGCGCACCTACGCCGCGCGCTGGGCGGTCGGCTGCGACGGCGGGCGCAGTGTGGTGCGCAAGCTGGCGGGTTTCGAATTCGCGGTCACCGAGCCACAATTCACCGGCTACGTCGCGCTCGCCGATATCGCCGACGCGGAGCGGTTGGACGAGGGGATCATCAACCGCACGGAGACGGGCGTGTATCTCCGGCTGGCCGCGAACGGGCACATCGGCATGATGGATTTCGACGGCGGCGCGTTCGACCGCACGCAGCGGCTGACCCGCGAACATCTGCAAGAAGTGCTGCGCCGCGTCTCCGGCACCGACGTCACGCTGGACGCGGTCCACTTCGCCTCCAGCTTCACCGATCGGGCGATGCAGGCGACGACCTACCGGCAGGGGCGGGTGCTGCTCGCAGGCGACGCCGCGCACATCCACTCCCCGCTCGGCGGGCAGGGCCTCAACCTCGGCATCGGCGACGCGATGAATCTGGGCTGGAAGCTCGCGGCGACCGTGCACGGCGCCGCACCGACAGGACTGCTCGACACCTACACCACGGAACGGCATCCGATCGGAGCCGCAGTGCTCGACTGGTCCCGCGCTCAGGCGGCGATCCTGCGACCCGGCCCGATCGCCGGCGCGCTCCGCGGCGTGATCCAGGATCTGCTCGCGACCGCCGACGGCACGACCTACGGTTTCGCACGCAGTTCGGGCGCCTCGATTCGCTACGACCTCGGCGGCACCCACCCGATGATCGGCCGCAGCGCACCGGATTTCAGGTTCGACGACGACACTCGTTTGGGCGACCTGACCCATGACGGACGCGGCGTCCTGCTCGACTTCGGTGCCGATCCGAGCCTGCGCACGGCAATTGCCGCCTGATCGAACCGGATTCGATACGTGGCCGCGACGCCCCGCGACGATCTCGGCGTCGGTGCAGTACTGATCCGCCCCGACGGATTCGTGGCGTGGGCGGGCGAACGCGACGCCGTGGCATTCGAGTCCGCCGCCGCGCACTGGTTCAGCGCCGCGTGAACTCACGCGAATCATGATCTACCCCAAAAGTTTTCAGGAGTTCACATGACGATCACCCTGCGCTCGGGCGACACGGTGCTGTTCACCGGCGATTCGATCACCGACGCCCGGCGCGACGACAGCGCGGACGGTCTGGGCTACGGCTACCCGCTACGCATCGCGGGCGAATGGGGTCTGCGACACCCCGATCGGCCGGTGCGCTGGCTGAACACGGCGGCGGCCGGAGCCAAGGTCACCGATCTCGAAACCGACTGGCAGGCCGAAGTACTCGACCGGCACCCCGATGTGGTGTCCGTCCTCGCGGGCATCAACGAGGTCGGCTGGCACTCGCTCGACCCCGACGGCTACCTGATCTCAGCGGAGGACTTCGCCGCCGGGTACGACCGGCTACTCGCCCCGCTCGCCGAAGCGGGGGCGCGGCTGATTCTCATCGAGCCGTTCCTGCTGGCGATCAGCGGCGTCGTCGACAAAGGCCACGTGCGGCTCGACGCCGCCGTACGCCGGAAGTGGCGGGTCGACCTGGACCCGAAGATCCAGGTCGTCCGCGAACTCGCCCGCGCCTACGACGCACGATTGCTCGCCGCCGACGGCATGTTCGCCGAACTCGGCGCACGGACCGGCCCGGAGTACTGGGCCGCCGACGGCGTGCACCCGACCCCCGCCGGGCACGCCGCCCTGGCGGCCGCTTGGCTCCGTCTGGTCGCGTAACTCGAACCGCTCCGGAGCACCGGGTCCCAGCTCAATCATTGCCCGTCGGCGGGTCCGCCAGCGTACGCAGATATGTTGCGGCAGACTCTTTTTGGCCGTACTCGGCGAACTCCAGCGGGGTGGCCTCGTGGTCGAGGTCCTCGAGCGTGGGGTCCGCCCCGAGGGCGACAAGGGTTTCGGCCATCGGCACGTCGTCGTTCCACGCCGCCTCGTGCAGCGGGGTGCTGCGCCGCCGATGGTTGACGTCGAAGCCGAGGTCGACGAGCAGCCGGACCGCCGCGCGATGGCCGTGCTCGGCAGCCCGATTGATCAGATCGGGAGTGTCGGCGAGGGCTCGGGCCAGCAGTTCCGGCGCCGCCGTCGCGGCGGCACGGTCGCCCCGCAGGCAGGCGGCGACGAATTGGTCCTGCGCGTCGAGCACGCCAGAAGCGCCTGCGGCCCTGAGCATTTCAGCCACTTCGCGGTGTCCGTTCAGCATGGCCAGTTCGTAGGGCGTCCGGCCGCCGAACGCCGGATGCGCACCGCGGCCGTCGATTTCGGCGCCGTGGTCGAGCAGCAATCGGGTGCGCCGCGGCCCGCCGCGCAAGGCGGCGGTCGCCAATTCGTCACGCAACAGCTGCGCGGGCGTGGCGAGGGTCGGTCCGAGCCGTGCTTTCCAGGGTCCGCCGTCGCCCGTGCCGAGGCCGAATTCCAGCAGTAGCTCCAGGTGCGCGGTGTCGTCGGACCAGGACCCGGCGAGTCCCAGGTTGTACAGCGCCTGGCTGTCGTTGGCGTTCGCACCCGCCTCGAGCAGGAGCCGGGCCAGCGCCAGACCCTGCGGATGCCTCGGCTGGTCCTCCTCCCCGCCGCCCAGCGCCCCGGTCAAAGCGGTGAAGGGGGAGGGCAACCCGTCCCAGAGGAAGCCCGCGTTCGGATCGGCCCCGTGTTCGAGCAGCAGTCGCGCCGTATCGACGGCCCGCCCCGGCACGGCGAGGCGGGCATAGCAGAGGTAGACCAGCGGCGGCCAGTCGAACGGCCCGCCGTCCGCGCGGGCCGACGCGGGTTGTGCGGCGAGCAGCGCGCGCAGCGCGTCGTAAGAACCGCCGGCGGCCATGGTGTAGACGTTCGCCTCGGCCGCTCGTCCGCGCAGAGCCTCCGCCGCCGCGACTCGGGCGGGGGCGTCGCCACCGTAGGTGAGGCAGGCCAGCCGGAGAAACTCCCCGGGCAGGTCGGCGCGGGTCTCGACCTGGTGCGGCGAACGGCTGTAGTGCGCGACGACGTCGATGTGCTGCTTCAGCTTCGGCCAGCTCGCGAAACCGTAGCGCCGGGCCGTGACCAGCTGGGCCCCGGCCAGTTTCACCGGCGCGGCCGGATCCGGGTGGAACTCGGCGAACAGCGCGAGCGCCGCGGGATCGCCCGCCTCGGCGGCTTTGCGCAGCGCTTTCGCCTGCTTGCGCAGATGTTCGAGGTCGGGGTTGTCGCACAAACGTTGGACGGGCACGATGGCCTCCTTTCCGTCAGCGCCTGGTGTCCGCGGCTCAGGCCGGAAAAGAGGGGGTGCGTCGAGCGTCGCAACATCAGGTGGGCTGTGCCCTTCCCGCGGACCGGTCGCACCCTGACGGTGCCCGACCAGCTTAACCGGAGCACGCAAGGCCGGTCGGTACGACTGCGACTCGGCACCGCGATCACCGCCCTGCGAGCACCGACCTCCGGCAACAGCGAGTGACCGCGCCGTGGTGCGCGCGGGCACCGGTTCAGGACAGCGGGAGCGACTGTTCGATCAGCAGGCGCGCGGCGCGGTCCGTGCGGTCGATGTCGCCGGTGACGAGGCGGTCTTGCAGAATGCCGCGCAGCCCCGAAACAAGCAGTGTGGCAACCAATTCCGGATCGTCGACCGTCCCGAGACCGCGCAGCCCGTCGGCCAGGGCGGCGACGAAGGTCGCGATCGCCGCGTTCGCGTACTCGGCATAGGGACTCTGCGCCGCGCAGGCCGCGCCGAGCACCTGCAACATCACCCGGACACTGATCCGACCCGCCCCGGCGGCGTTCGTCTGCCAGAAATCCCAGAGCCGGGCGCGGAGCGCGGCCGTGTCGGCAACCTCGGCGAACAGCGCCACGAGGTCGGGCCGCTGCGTCGCCAGGGCCTGTACCAGCAGTTCTTCCTTGGTGGCGAAGTAGTAGATCAGCATCCGCGAGCTGGTGCCGAGTTCGGCGGCGAGCGGCCGCAGGGACAGGTCGACGAGACCGTGATCGGCGATGTAGCGCACCACCGCGGCGAGCAGTTCGGCACGTTTGACGTGATCCAGAGGCCGGGCCATGGGTTGACTGTAGCGATTGCTACAGGTATTCATGACATCGTGACTGTAACGATCGCTTCAGAAACTCGGGACTCCGTCGTCGTCACCGGCTACGCGGCCACCACCTCGCTGGCCGGCGACATGGACACGACCTGGTCCGAGTTGCTGCTCGGGCACAGCGGGATCGGCGAGCTGACCGACGATTTCGTGCGCGATTACGACCTGCCGGTGCGCATCGGCGGCAAGTTGACGACACCGCCCGGCGCCCACCTGACCAGGGTCGAGCAGCGGCGACTGTCCTACGTCGAACAACTGGCCCTGGTGCTGGGCCGCGCGGTGTGGCGCAGCGCGGGCGCGCCCGAGGTGGACGGCGAGCGGCTGGCCGTCGCGATCGGCACCGGGCTCGGCGGCGCGGACGCGCTCATCGGCGCGGTCGACGCGATGCGCGGCGGCGGCTACCGGAAGGTGCCGCCGCTGTCGGTGCCGATGGTGATGCCGAACGGCCCCGCCGCCACGGTCGGCCTCGAAATCGGCGCCAAGGCAGGCGTTTTCGCTCCCGTATCGGCCTGCTCATCCGGTTCGGAAGCGATCGCGAACGCGTGGCGCCTGATCCGGACCGGCGAGGCCGACGTAGTGGTGGCGGGCGGAGTGGAGGGGCATATCCACGAGGTGCCGATCGCCAGCTTCGCCATCATGCGCGCGATGAGCACTCGCAACGACGAACCGCAACGGGCGTCCCGGCCGTTCGACCGGGACCGGGACGGGTTCGTCTTCGGTGAGGCGGGCGCGCTGCTGGTGCTCGAATCGGAGCGGCACGCACGGGCGCGCGGCGCCGAGATCCACGGGCGCGTGCTCGGTGCGGGCATCACCTCCGACTCCTTCCATATCGTGGCTTCCGAACCCGAGGGCGTGGGCGCGGCCCGCGCGATGCGCAAGGCGATCCAGACGGCGGGACTGCAGGCTTCGGACATCCAGCACATCAATGCCCACGCGACCTCGACCTCGATCGGCGACGCCTCCGAGGCCAACGCGATCGCCGCGGTCGCCCCCGCGGCCTCGGTCTATGCGCCCAAATCCGCACTCGGCCACTCGATCGGCGCGGTCGGCGCGCTGGAATCGCTGGTCACCCTGTTGACGCTGCGGGATCAGATCGTCCCGCCCACCCTGAATCTCGACCACCAGGACCCGGCGATCGACCTGGATATCGTGGCCGGCGCGCCGCGCGCCCAGCGGATCGAGTACGCGCTGAACAATTCGTTCGGGTTCGGCGGGCACAACGTCGCGCTGGCCTTCGGCCGGGTCTAGGCGGTCGGGCGGGCGGGCGGGCGGAGCCCGGAATCCCGGGTGCGCGGCGGCCGTTGTACAACGGTTGACGACGCACAACCAGCAATGCCGCCGAACCGAAGGACGGACAACGACGTGAGCGACGCCTTCTACGTGCCCGATCCGGATGATCCGCAGCGGTTCGTCTCGACCGAACTGACCCGCGGCCCCTGGTCACCGGACGCGCAGCACGCCGGTCCGCCGTCCGCCCTGCTCGGCCACGCGATCGAGCGGTGCGAGCCGCGCGAAGGCTTCCAGGTCGGCCGGGTCTCGGTGGAGATTCTCGGCCCGGTACCGCTCGAGCCGCTGACCGTCCGGACCCGCGTCGCGCGACCCGGCCGCAGCGTCGAGTTGATCGAAGCGACGCTGTCAACCGAACGCGGTCCGATGCTGCAGGCCAACGCGTGGCGATTCAAACGCGCCGAGCCGGAACTCGAACTGCCCGAACGGATCCTGCCGCAGGGCCTGCGTCCCGGTCCGGCGCACGCCACTCCGGAGCCCTTCCCCTCCGATCAGCCGGTCGGGTTCCACACCGGTATCGAATACCGTTTCATCACAGGGTCTTTCGTCGACCCCGGCCCGGCGATCTGCTGGATCCGGCTGAAGTACCCGATCGTCGCGGGCACCGACCCGAGTCCGCTGGAACGCGCGCTGGCCGCCGCCGATTCGGGCAATGGCGTCAGCTCCGTACTGGACTGGTCGGCGTACCTGTTCATCAACACCGACCTGACCGTCACACTGCATCGCCAGCCCGCGGGGGAATGGGTGTGCCTCGATGCGGCCACCTACCCGCAGCCGCACGGCATCGGCCTCGCCGAATCCGCGCTGTACGACGAGAAAGGCCCACTCGGACGCAGCACCCAGACGCTGTTGCTGGCGCCGCGCGGCTAGAGTTCAGGCGCGGCTGGAGATCTGCTGCACGGCCCAGCCGTTGCCGTCCGGGTCGGTGAAGAACACGAAGCCGACATTGTCGAGCGGGTCGGGCATCGGCCGCGGGTTCTCGCCGAGCACCTGCACCTCGCCGACCTCGACGCCGCGAGCGGTCAACTCGGCGTGGGCTTTCCGGATATCGGGGACCACCAGCTGCAAGCCTTGCAGCGAGCCGGGTGCCATCGTCGTGAAGGAACCCGAGCCGATCACGATGGAGCAGCCGGAGCCCGGCGGCGTGAGCTGGACCATGCGCATCTCGTCGCCGAACGCCGTGTCGTGGTCCACGACGAATCCGAGTTTCTGCTCGTAGAATTCCTTGGCTCGGTCGACGTCCGATACGGGAACGATCACGACCTCGAGCGTCCAGTTCATGGCGGGTCCTTTCGCAGCCTGGTGCGGTATTCCTACCAGTGCAGACCGAGCCGGGGGGCGGAACTCACCGGTCTCGTGCGGCGGTTCACCGCCGTTCCCAGCGCCAGGCGAACTCGCCCGGCGCCGGTGGCGGGCCCGGCAGGTCACCCTCGACGGTCAGACCCGCGATCAGCATGGCGAGCACCCGGCGGCGCAACTGCGCGGTACGCGCCGGATCGGGCATCGAAATGGCGGCGCACGATTCGAGGACCAGGCCCAGATCCTCGGCGGTGACATCGGGACGCAGCTTTCCGGTGCCACGGGCGCGACGCACCAGTTCGGTGTTCACCTCACCCGCGTGCAGCACGTCGGGCAGCATCGATTCGTCCGGGGTGAAGGTACCCGCGAGATGCACGGTCAGCGAGTGCACATCGGCGTCGACGACCCGCTCCAGGAAGCCGACCAGCGCCTGCCAGCCGTCCGGATCTTCCAGCGCCGCATCGGCTTCCAGGTTGTACCGGCGCAGGCCCTCGTGGCACAGCGTGCGCAGCAGCACCTCTTTGCTCGGGTAGCGGCGATACAGCGCGCTGATCCCCACGCCCGCGCGTTCGGCGACGGCCGCGATCGGCGCGTTGGCATCGGCCAGGAACACCGCACGCGCGGCCGCCAGGATGATCCCGTCGTTGCGGGCGGCCTGCGCCTTGCGCCCGGGCAAGCCCTTCTGAGCTGGGGTATCGGATGTTTTCGGCATGATTTCAGGATAACACTTGAAACGGAATGATCCGTTCTGTTACGGTTCAAACAGAACAGAGCATTCCGTTTCACTAGGAGATCAGATGACCGCCATCACCCCCTTCCGCATCAACATCGACCAGGCCGAGCTGGACGACCTGCAGGCCCGACTGGCCCGCACCCGGTGGGCCGACCAGATCCCCGGCTCGGGCGAGACCTACGGGGTGAGCGTCGAGCGGGTCCGCCACCTGGTGAACTACTGGCGCGACGGGTTCGACTGGCGCGCGGTCGAGGCGAAGCTGAACGCCTACCCGCAGTTCACCACCGAGATCGATGGCCAGAACATCCACTTCCTGCACGTGAAGTCGAAGCAGGACAACGCTTTTCCACTGATCCTCAGCCACGGCTG
This genomic stretch from Nocardia brasiliensis ATCC 700358 harbors:
- a CDS encoding ankyrin repeat domain-containing protein, with the protein product MPVQRLCDNPDLEHLRKQAKALRKAAEAGDPAALALFAEFHPDPAAPVKLAGAQLVTARRYGFASWPKLKQHIDVVAHYSRSPHQVETRADLPGEFLRLACLTYGGDAPARVAAAEALRGRAAEANVYTMAAGGSYDALRALLAAQPASARADGGPFDWPPLVYLCYARLAVPGRAVDTARLLLEHGADPNAGFLWDGLPSPFTALTGALGGGEEDQPRHPQGLALARLLLEAGANANDSQALYNLGLAGSWSDDTAHLELLLEFGLGTGDGGPWKARLGPTLATPAQLLRDELATAALRGGPRRTRLLLDHGAEIDGRGAHPAFGGRTPYELAMLNGHREVAEMLRAAGASGVLDAQDQFVAACLRGDRAAATAAPELLARALADTPDLINRAAEHGHRAAVRLLVDLGFDVNHRRRSTPLHEAAWNDDVPMAETLVALGADPTLEDLDHEATPLEFAEYGQKESAATYLRTLADPPTGND
- a CDS encoding TetR/AcrR family transcriptional regulator; its protein translation is MARPLDHVKRAELLAAVVRYIADHGLVDLSLRPLAAELGTSSRMLIYYFATKEELLVQALATQRPDLVALFAEVADTAALRARLWDFWQTNAAGAGRISVRVMLQVLGAACAAQSPYAEYANAAIATFVAALADGLRGLGTVDDPELVATLLVSGLRGILQDRLVTGDIDRTDRAARLLIEQSLPLS
- a CDS encoding GDSL-type esterase/lipase family protein, whose amino-acid sequence is MTITLRSGDTVLFTGDSITDARRDDSADGLGYGYPLRIAGEWGLRHPDRPVRWLNTAAAGAKVTDLETDWQAEVLDRHPDVVSVLAGINEVGWHSLDPDGYLISAEDFAAGYDRLLAPLAEAGARLILIEPFLLAISGVVDKGHVRLDAAVRRKWRVDLDPKIQVVRELARAYDARLLAADGMFAELGARTGPEYWAADGVHPTPAGHAALAAAWLRLVA
- a CDS encoding cytochrome P450 — translated: MAMTESLYSVTTMPSQRRPGCPFDPPTELLEAHRHGPISRYTFPGGEPGWLVTGYDLVRTILADPRFSSRKELMRHPTIDYSGFEFPTAAPGEFLLMDEPQHGRYRKPLVAKFTARRMRLLTERIEQITADHLDAMEKAGPPTDLVAAFAKPIPAMMICELLGVPYADRDSFQDNVESFMNGETSDEDQITAVTATYDYLTGLVAAKRAKPTDDILSDLTDSDLTDEELRGMALILLAAGFDTTANMLALGTFALLRHPGQLAALRADPSLTDQAVEELLRYLSVAKTFMRTALEDVEVGGQTIEAGQVIIASYHTANRDPEHFADPHSLDLHRPATAHLAFGHGSHLCLGAQLARVEMRVAFPALMNRFPTLRLAVPAEEVALRPETADIYGVKSLPVAWDV
- a CDS encoding DoxX family protein: MTAISATAATTTVRPGKVRNRVLWGLQIVLGLFFIVASGLPKLLNMVPEENTVAMREAGLGSPWLMYFIGVCEVAGGIGLLVRYLSGLAAAGLSILTLLAAATNVFLTDMPTYAPFPLVLSAIFAWIAYERRDTITGLRSLLTR
- a CDS encoding dienelactone hydrolase family protein, whose protein sequence is MHFTSEQRFDDGVLERAFTLGEIPGILWTPATASASAPVPLILVGHPGGLPGMYPRLVGRARHAAADGYASVTIELPGGGDRPRSAAAEQARADLRRAIEAGGPVDDEIVARLILPLVEQAVPEWQATMDAALALPEIDGPVGYSGGPIGIGIRLARVDPRIAAALLFAGSFVPRSMFEEAGQVTIPLLVLLQWDDEGNDRQLALDLFDAFGTKEKTLHANMGGHTGVPHFEGDSGSRFFARHLK
- a CDS encoding FAD-dependent monooxygenase produces the protein MDEFDVVIVGAGPVGLLLACELGLAHCSVLVLEREPDPGSPWRAEPLDRRGLSAASAEAFYRRGLLPALRKATGAPDDLRTGFDEDLTPRHIGHFAGLVLEAARVEFADLPYYLPSPALHSMMVTLAALESVLTERAVALGVQIQRGTAVSAIAQNDEQVLVHAGARTYAARWAVGCDGGRSVVRKLAGFEFAVTEPQFTGYVALADIADAERLDEGIINRTETGVYLRLAANGHIGMMDFDGGAFDRTQRLTREHLQEVLRRVSGTDVTLDAVHFASSFTDRAMQATTYRQGRVLLAGDAAHIHSPLGGQGLNLGIGDAMNLGWKLAATVHGAAPTGLLDTYTTERHPIGAAVLDWSRAQAAILRPGPIAGALRGVIQDLLATADGTTYGFARSSGASIRYDLGGTHPMIGRSAPDFRFDDDTRLGDLTHDGRGVLLDFGADPSLRTAIAA
- a CDS encoding TetR/AcrR family transcriptional regulator, with amino-acid sequence MPKTSDTPAQKGLPGRKAQAARNDGIILAAARAVFLADANAPIAAVAERAGVGISALYRRYPSKEVLLRTLCHEGLRRYNLEADAALEDPDGWQALVGFLERVVDADVHSLTVHLAGTFTPDESMLPDVLHAGEVNTELVRRARGTGKLRPDVTAEDLGLVLESCAAISMPDPARTAQLRRRVLAMLIAGLTVEGDLPGPPPAPGEFAWRWERR
- a CDS encoding KasA/KasB family beta-ketoacyl-ACP synthase, with translation MTVTIASETRDSVVVTGYAATTSLAGDMDTTWSELLLGHSGIGELTDDFVRDYDLPVRIGGKLTTPPGAHLTRVEQRRLSYVEQLALVLGRAVWRSAGAPEVDGERLAVAIGTGLGGADALIGAVDAMRGGGYRKVPPLSVPMVMPNGPAATVGLEIGAKAGVFAPVSACSSGSEAIANAWRLIRTGEADVVVAGGVEGHIHEVPIASFAIMRAMSTRNDEPQRASRPFDRDRDGFVFGEAGALLVLESERHARARGAEIHGRVLGAGITSDSFHIVASEPEGVGAARAMRKAIQTAGLQASDIQHINAHATSTSIGDASEANAIAAVAPAASVYAPKSALGHSIGAVGALESLVTLLTLRDQIVPPTLNLDHQDPAIDLDIVAGAPRAQRIEYALNNSFGFGGHNVALAFGRV
- a CDS encoding VOC family protein, with translation MNWTLEVVIVPVSDVDRAKEFYEQKLGFVVDHDTAFGDEMRMVQLTPPGSGCSIVIGSGSFTTMAPGSLQGLQLVVPDIRKAHAELTARGVEVGEVQVLGENPRPMPDPLDNVGFVFFTDPDGNGWAVQQISSRA
- a CDS encoding thioesterase family protein, whose translation is MSDAFYVPDPDDPQRFVSTELTRGPWSPDAQHAGPPSALLGHAIERCEPREGFQVGRVSVEILGPVPLEPLTVRTRVARPGRSVELIEATLSTERGPMLQANAWRFKRAEPELELPERILPQGLRPGPAHATPEPFPSDQPVGFHTGIEYRFITGSFVDPGPAICWIRLKYPIVAGTDPSPLERALAAADSGNGVSSVLDWSAYLFINTDLTVTLHRQPAGEWVCLDAATYPQPHGIGLAESALYDEKGPLGRSTQTLLLAPRG